In Vibrio hippocampi, the following are encoded in one genomic region:
- a CDS encoding Mu transposase C-terminal domain-containing protein, with translation MVDDKKGLEYLIVDICQDLDLIAVTQLNVERPKRPHTIMLSDTLSQIELGKWKVLEHSFSPYLYMSDEELLKDKKRRKWLQRRDSSFNIIAPLIDNDELRYNYLFIDSCSILHRLIETSGRSRSYVAKILNRYWYYGSHVNALLPLWRNCGTNQSLPEAPSFDQDPELGKSGPKTRYGSPYRGVTQQDIKHIRRFAKTIPNGGKARLSDLYDQFTRKFMYARVKPMIEEAHEIALPVPRAKLISRNAFKYHFKQNVDQLELIRKAVGTTNFQKDFRGRAGLARQGVRGPTSRYEIDATVVDQYIRYPYDKTNQLATGRPVIYLVVDTWSGMFVGTHACFHGPDWTGASQALFNAFTNKVQFAKRYGVEITENEWPCHHVCSQLVMDRGSEYTDRNIESMLKGEIGLSIASFAPYHRGDCKGTVEKAFDIFHQNAVRFVPGQVMKVPSKEEQHASRKASMSFKAFMEKLIRTIIYTNNNRLRKNNHNFEMSRDDVGFSPRDLYLYGLEEMVIPPAQIPEERLRFALLPADKATVRMEGVYFKGLYYSANKIIHKQWLDKARNFGRYTVEVRYDQNSTNFIWCKDPESNELITLELTDRSEAYRNQIWQSTLHEIELTKQKQSLHEEHSFANKIEFLNKLDEIDKQAKADARYLKTSSAKSIQTGIKERKSIVSSIERSKQSEQIAATLSSEDNASSTAKKNTQHLETPDFFDFDDEQDDS, from the coding sequence TTGGTCGATGACAAAAAAGGGCTTGAATATCTTATCGTAGATATTTGCCAAGACCTCGACCTGATTGCTGTCACTCAGCTCAATGTTGAACGACCTAAAAGGCCTCATACGATTATGCTAAGTGATACGTTGAGCCAAATAGAACTGGGCAAATGGAAAGTGCTAGAGCATTCCTTTAGCCCTTACCTATACATGTCGGACGAAGAGTTACTGAAGGATAAGAAGCGCAGAAAGTGGTTACAACGCAGAGATAGCAGCTTCAACATTATAGCCCCGTTAATCGATAACGACGAACTACGTTACAACTATCTTTTTATCGATAGCTGTTCAATCTTACATCGATTGATAGAAACATCAGGTCGCAGCCGCAGTTATGTAGCAAAAATTTTAAATCGTTACTGGTATTACGGTTCTCATGTCAATGCTCTACTCCCTCTGTGGAGAAATTGCGGAACGAATCAGTCTTTACCTGAAGCACCGTCATTTGACCAAGACCCTGAGTTAGGCAAAAGTGGCCCGAAAACCAGATATGGAAGTCCTTATCGTGGAGTCACTCAGCAAGACATTAAACATATTCGACGATTTGCTAAAACCATTCCAAACGGTGGCAAAGCTAGGCTGAGTGACCTTTACGATCAGTTTACACGCAAGTTCATGTATGCACGTGTTAAACCAATGATTGAAGAAGCACATGAGATAGCTTTACCTGTTCCAAGGGCCAAACTCATTTCACGAAATGCATTTAAATATCATTTTAAACAAAACGTAGATCAACTTGAATTGATAAGGAAGGCTGTCGGCACGACCAATTTTCAAAAAGACTTCCGAGGCCGTGCGGGCCTCGCTCGACAGGGTGTTCGTGGCCCCACCAGCCGCTATGAAATAGATGCCACAGTCGTTGATCAATACATACGCTACCCCTACGACAAAACCAATCAGTTAGCCACGGGACGCCCTGTGATCTATCTAGTTGTAGATACGTGGTCTGGCATGTTTGTTGGCACTCATGCTTGTTTTCACGGCCCAGATTGGACGGGAGCATCACAAGCCCTTTTCAATGCTTTTACCAACAAAGTCCAGTTTGCTAAACGCTATGGCGTTGAAATTACTGAAAACGAATGGCCGTGCCACCATGTCTGCTCACAGTTAGTCATGGATCGAGGTTCCGAGTATACAGACCGTAACATTGAAAGCATGCTTAAGGGTGAAATTGGCTTATCAATCGCCAGTTTCGCTCCGTATCATCGCGGGGATTGTAAAGGAACTGTCGAGAAAGCATTTGATATTTTTCATCAAAATGCTGTTCGATTTGTGCCTGGTCAAGTCATGAAAGTACCCAGCAAGGAAGAGCAACACGCTTCTAGAAAAGCGTCGATGTCCTTCAAAGCATTCATGGAAAAGCTCATAAGGACAATCATTTATACCAATAACAACCGCCTTAGAAAGAACAACCATAACTTCGAGATGTCTCGTGATGATGTTGGTTTCTCTCCTAGAGACTTATATCTCTACGGGCTAGAAGAAATGGTGATACCGCCAGCTCAGATTCCTGAAGAGCGACTTCGTTTCGCATTGCTACCTGCTGACAAGGCGACTGTGAGAATGGAGGGCGTTTACTTTAAGGGGCTGTATTACAGCGCTAACAAAATCATTCATAAACAATGGTTAGACAAAGCTCGTAATTTTGGTCGATACACAGTGGAAGTTCGATACGACCAAAATTCAACGAACTTTATTTGGTGTAAAGACCCTGAATCTAACGAACTAATTACTTTAGAACTCACTGATCGCTCTGAAGCGTATCGTAATCAAATTTGGCAATCGACCCTTCATGAAATCGAATTAACCAAACAAAAACAAAGCCTTCATGAAGAACATTCATTCGCTAACAAAATTGAGTTCTTAAACAAACTGGATGAAATCGATAAACAAGCAAAAGCTGACGCTCGATACTTAAAAACATCGTCAGCAAAGTCTATCCAGACAGGTATCAAAGAACGAAAGAGTATCGTCTCTTCTATTGAACGCAGCAAACAATCTGAGCAGATAGCAGCAACCTTAAGTTCCGAAGATAACGCTAGCTCCACTGCTAAAAAGAATACCCAACACTTGGAAACACCTGATTTTTTTGACTTTGATGATGAACAAGATGATAGCTAA